Proteins found in one Micromonospora sp. WMMD1082 genomic segment:
- a CDS encoding sodium-translocating pyrophosphatase produces MSDTLAAEGGGISLTGANVTYVVIAAVIALVALAFAAALTKTVLAAGKGTTNMQEISGAVQEGASAYLFRQFRTLAIFVVIAVVLLFLLPVHNTDGSETAVKIGRSLFFVVGALFSAFIGGAGMWLATRANLRVAAAAREREGGRESAMKIAFRTGGVVGFLTVGLGLFGAALVVLIFRGDAPTVLEGFGFGAALLAMFMRVGGGIFTKAADVGADLVGKVEQGIPEDDPRNAATIADNVGDNVGDCAGMAADLFESYAVTLVAALILGRAAFGTDGLVLPLIISTIGVLVAIIGVFITRLRASDRNGLTAINRAFYLSALISAVLVAVATFAYLQPSWAAQLGDDWRDTLNVTGGDPLFGPRGVVIGAVVIGIVLAAAIQALTGYFTETNRRPVQDIGKSSQTGPATVILAGISVGLESAVYSALLIGAGVFGAFLLGGGSITLSLFAVALAGTGLLTTVGVIVAMDTFGPISDNAQGVAEMSGDVDEHGARTLTELDAVGNTTKAITKGIAIATAVLAATALFGSYTDTLRLAYADAGVTDVGGEILNALNVANPQNLVGLIIGAAVVFLFSGLAINAVSRSAGAVVMEVRRQFRELPGIMDGTQRPEYGKVVDICTRDAQRELLTPGLLAILAPIAVGFGLGPGALASYLAGAIGAGTLMAVFLANSGGAWDNSKKMVEDGAYGGKGSEAHAATVIGDTVGDPFKDTAGPAINPLLKVMNLVALLIAPAVVAWSVGEDRNVGLRITIAVVATLIVVAAVVFSKRKSIAMGDDADSGSGTADPRPEEIKA; encoded by the coding sequence ATGTCCGACACCTTGGCCGCCGAGGGCGGCGGGATCTCCCTCACCGGAGCCAATGTCACGTACGTCGTCATCGCCGCGGTGATCGCGCTGGTCGCGCTCGCCTTCGCCGCCGCGTTGACGAAGACGGTGCTGGCCGCCGGCAAGGGCACCACCAACATGCAGGAGATCTCCGGGGCCGTGCAGGAGGGCGCCTCCGCCTACCTGTTCCGGCAGTTCCGGACCCTGGCGATCTTCGTGGTGATCGCCGTGGTGCTGCTGTTCCTGCTTCCGGTGCACAACACCGACGGCAGCGAGACCGCGGTGAAGATCGGTCGTTCGCTCTTCTTCGTGGTCGGCGCGCTGTTCAGCGCCTTCATCGGTGGCGCGGGCATGTGGCTGGCCACCCGGGCCAACCTGCGGGTGGCGGCCGCCGCCCGGGAACGCGAAGGCGGCCGGGAGTCGGCCATGAAGATCGCCTTCCGTACCGGTGGGGTGGTCGGCTTCCTCACCGTCGGTCTCGGCCTCTTCGGCGCCGCGCTGGTGGTGCTGATCTTCCGGGGTGACGCGCCGACGGTGCTGGAGGGCTTCGGCTTCGGCGCCGCGCTGCTGGCCATGTTCATGCGGGTCGGCGGCGGCATCTTCACCAAGGCCGCGGACGTCGGCGCCGACCTGGTCGGCAAGGTCGAGCAGGGCATCCCCGAGGACGACCCGCGCAACGCCGCCACCATCGCCGACAACGTCGGTGACAACGTCGGCGACTGCGCCGGCATGGCCGCCGACCTCTTCGAGTCGTACGCGGTCACCCTGGTCGCGGCGCTGATCCTGGGCCGGGCCGCGTTCGGCACCGACGGCCTGGTGCTGCCGCTGATCATCTCCACGATCGGTGTGCTGGTCGCGATCATCGGCGTCTTCATCACCCGGCTGCGCGCCTCCGACCGCAACGGGCTGACCGCGATCAACCGGGCGTTCTACCTCTCCGCGTTGATCTCGGCGGTGCTGGTCGCGGTGGCCACCTTCGCCTACCTCCAGCCGTCCTGGGCGGCGCAGCTCGGCGACGACTGGCGGGACACCCTCAACGTGACCGGCGGGGATCCGCTCTTCGGCCCGCGTGGCGTGGTCATCGGCGCGGTCGTCATCGGCATCGTGCTGGCCGCCGCCATCCAGGCGCTGACCGGCTACTTCACCGAGACCAACCGCCGGCCGGTGCAGGACATCGGCAAGAGTTCCCAGACCGGCCCGGCCACCGTCATCCTCGCCGGCATCAGCGTCGGCCTCGAGTCGGCGGTCTACTCGGCGCTGCTCATCGGTGCCGGCGTCTTCGGCGCCTTCCTGCTGGGCGGCGGCTCGATCACCCTCTCGCTGTTCGCCGTGGCGCTGGCCGGTACCGGCCTGCTCACCACCGTCGGCGTGATCGTCGCGATGGACACCTTCGGCCCGATTTCGGACAACGCCCAGGGCGTGGCCGAGATGTCCGGCGACGTCGACGAGCACGGCGCCCGTACCCTCACCGAGCTGGACGCGGTGGGCAACACCACCAAGGCGATCACCAAGGGCATCGCGATCGCCACGGCGGTGCTGGCCGCGACCGCGCTGTTCGGCTCGTACACCGACACGCTGCGCCTCGCGTACGCCGACGCGGGGGTGACCGACGTCGGTGGCGAGATCCTCAACGCGCTGAACGTGGCCAACCCGCAGAACCTGGTCGGCCTGATCATCGGCGCGGCGGTGGTGTTCCTCTTCTCCGGCCTGGCGATCAACGCGGTCTCCCGCTCGGCGGGCGCCGTGGTGATGGAGGTCCGCCGGCAGTTCCGCGAGCTGCCCGGGATCATGGACGGCACCCAGCGGCCGGAGTACGGCAAGGTCGTCGACATCTGCACCCGGGACGCGCAGCGTGAGCTGCTGACCCCCGGCCTGCTGGCGATCCTGGCGCCGATCGCGGTCGGGTTCGGCCTCGGGCCCGGCGCGCTGGCGTCGTACCTGGCCGGCGCGATCGGGGCGGGCACGCTGATGGCGGTCTTCCTGGCCAACTCCGGCGGTGCCTGGGACAACAGCAAGAAGATGGTCGAGGACGGCGCCTACGGCGGCAAGGGCTCCGAGGCGCATGCGGCGACCGTCATCGGCGACACGGTCGGCGACCCGTTCAAGGACACCGCCGGTCCGGCGATCAACCCGCTGCTCAAGGTGATGAACCTGGTGGCGCTGCTGATCGCGCCGGCCGTGGTGGCGTGGAGCGTGGGCGAGGACCGCAACGTCGGCCTGCGGATCACCATCGCGGTGGTGGCCACGCTGATCGTCGTCGCGGCGGTGGTGTTCAGCAAGCGCAAGAGCATCGCGATGGGCGACGACGCCGACAGCGGCTCCGGCACTGCGGACCCGCGGCCGGAGGAGATCAAGGCCTGA
- the topA gene encoding type I DNA topoisomerase, giving the protein MPSNAGTTRLVIVESPAKAKTISGYLGPGYVVEASFGHVRDLPRNAADVPARYKGEPWARLGVDVDNGFHALYVVSADRKQQISKLTKLAKEVDEIFLATDEDREGEAIAWHLVETLKPKVPIRRMVFHEITKPAIQAAVANPREIDRDLVDAQEARRILDRLYGYEVSPVLWKKVMPRLSAGRVQSVATRIVVERERQRMAFRTAEYWDILATLAVTNQGEGPRNVNATLVALNGDRIATGKDFEPTTGRVRAGAGVVHLDEGGARGLAARLEGRPFTVTRVEEKPYRRRPYAPFITSTLQQEAARKLRFSSQQTMRTAQRLYENGYITYMRTDSVNLSETAIAAARRQIVELYGERSVPPEPRRYTGKVKNAQEAHEAIRPAGDNFRTPGEVAKELSAEEFKLYELIWRRTIASQMTDAVGSSVSVRIRATTTAGEEADFGATGKTITDPGFLRAYVESSDDENAEAEDAERRLPNLVKDQPLTAEELAAQGHHTQPPARYTEASLVKALEELGIGRPSTYASIMQTIQDRGYVFKRGQAMIPSFLAFAVIGLMERHYPRLIDYDFTASMENELDEIAGGDHAAVDFLTAFYFGTTNGAGDQDIARSGGLKKLVTENLSDIDARSVNSIPLHTDDEGREVVVRVGRYGPYLQRGVPGEEQAPAAEGEEGATPGDRAPIPEGLAPDELTPEKVRELFLGGAGERKLGDDPATGEPILLKSGRFGPYVASGERKSSLLRSQSPDSLTLDQALKLLSLPRLVGVGPDGAEVFANNGRYGPYVKRGDEFRSLDSEDKMFTVTLDEALALLAAPKTRQRRAAAPPLREMGADPLTEKPLVIKDGRFGPYVTDGETNASLRRGQTPEALTLEEASEMLAEKRAKGPAPKKAPAKKAPAKKAAAKKTPAKATKATKKTAAAKSTPAKKTTTAPTTD; this is encoded by the coding sequence GTGCCGAGCAACGCTGGAACCACCCGTCTGGTCATCGTCGAGTCTCCGGCGAAGGCCAAGACGATCTCAGGCTACCTCGGCCCGGGGTACGTCGTGGAGGCCAGCTTCGGGCACGTCCGCGACCTGCCCCGCAACGCCGCCGACGTGCCCGCCCGCTACAAGGGCGAACCGTGGGCGCGGCTCGGTGTCGACGTCGACAACGGCTTCCACGCCCTCTACGTCGTCTCCGCCGACCGCAAGCAGCAGATCAGCAAGCTGACCAAGCTCGCCAAGGAGGTCGACGAGATCTTCCTGGCCACGGACGAGGACCGCGAGGGCGAGGCGATCGCCTGGCACCTGGTGGAGACGCTCAAGCCGAAGGTGCCGATCCGGCGGATGGTCTTCCACGAGATCACCAAGCCGGCGATCCAGGCGGCGGTGGCCAACCCGCGGGAGATCGACCGCGACCTGGTCGACGCCCAGGAGGCGCGGCGCATCCTCGACCGGCTCTACGGCTACGAGGTCTCCCCGGTGCTGTGGAAGAAGGTCATGCCGAGGCTCTCGGCGGGCCGGGTGCAGTCCGTGGCGACCCGGATCGTGGTCGAGCGGGAGCGGCAGCGGATGGCCTTCCGCACCGCCGAGTACTGGGACATCCTCGCCACCCTCGCCGTGACGAACCAGGGCGAGGGGCCGCGCAACGTCAACGCCACCCTGGTCGCGCTGAACGGCGACCGGATCGCCACCGGCAAGGACTTCGAGCCGACCACCGGTCGCGTGCGCGCCGGGGCGGGCGTGGTGCACCTCGACGAGGGCGGCGCGCGGGGGCTCGCCGCCCGGCTGGAGGGGCGGCCGTTCACCGTCACCCGGGTCGAGGAGAAGCCCTACCGGCGTCGCCCGTACGCGCCGTTCATCACCTCCACGCTCCAGCAGGAGGCGGCCCGCAAGCTGCGGTTCTCGTCGCAGCAGACGATGCGCACCGCGCAGCGGCTCTACGAGAACGGCTACATCACCTACATGCGTACCGACTCGGTGAACCTGTCGGAGACCGCCATCGCCGCGGCCCGCCGGCAGATCGTCGAGCTGTACGGCGAGCGCAGCGTGCCGCCGGAGCCGCGCCGCTACACCGGCAAGGTGAAGAACGCGCAGGAGGCGCACGAGGCGATCCGCCCGGCGGGGGACAACTTCCGCACCCCGGGTGAGGTGGCCAAGGAGCTGTCCGCCGAGGAGTTCAAGCTCTACGAGCTGATCTGGCGGCGCACCATCGCCTCGCAGATGACCGACGCGGTCGGCTCCAGCGTCTCGGTGCGGATCCGGGCGACCACCACCGCCGGGGAGGAGGCCGACTTCGGCGCCACCGGCAAGACCATCACCGACCCGGGCTTCCTGCGCGCGTACGTCGAGTCCAGCGACGACGAGAACGCCGAGGCCGAGGACGCCGAGCGCCGGCTGCCGAACCTGGTGAAGGACCAGCCGCTGACCGCCGAGGAACTGGCGGCCCAGGGCCACCACACCCAGCCGCCGGCCCGCTACACGGAGGCGTCGCTGGTCAAGGCGCTGGAGGAGCTGGGCATCGGCCGTCCCTCCACGTACGCGTCGATCATGCAGACCATCCAGGACCGGGGGTACGTCTTCAAGCGCGGCCAGGCGATGATCCCGTCGTTCCTGGCGTTCGCGGTGATCGGGCTGATGGAGCGGCACTACCCGCGCCTGATCGACTACGACTTCACCGCCAGCATGGAGAACGAGCTGGACGAGATCGCCGGCGGCGACCACGCGGCGGTCGACTTCCTCACCGCCTTCTACTTCGGCACCACCAACGGTGCCGGCGACCAGGACATCGCCCGTTCCGGCGGGCTGAAGAAGCTGGTCACCGAGAACCTCAGCGACATCGACGCGCGCAGCGTCAACTCGATCCCGCTGCACACCGACGACGAGGGGCGTGAGGTGGTGGTGCGGGTCGGCCGGTACGGGCCGTACCTGCAACGCGGGGTGCCCGGCGAGGAGCAGGCACCCGCCGCGGAGGGCGAGGAGGGTGCCACCCCGGGCGACCGGGCGCCGATCCCGGAGGGGTTGGCACCGGACGAGCTGACCCCGGAGAAGGTACGCGAGCTGTTCCTCGGCGGCGCGGGCGAACGCAAGCTGGGCGACGACCCGGCGACCGGGGAGCCGATCCTGCTCAAGTCCGGCCGATTCGGCCCGTACGTGGCCAGCGGCGAGCGCAAGTCCTCGCTGCTGCGCTCGCAGTCGCCGGACTCGCTCACCCTCGACCAGGCGCTCAAGCTGCTCAGCCTGCCCCGGCTGGTGGGGGTGGGCCCGGACGGCGCCGAGGTGTTCGCCAACAACGGCCGCTACGGCCCCTACGTCAAGCGTGGTGACGAGTTCCGTTCGCTGGACTCGGAAGACAAGATGTTCACCGTCACGCTGGACGAGGCGCTGGCGCTGCTGGCCGCCCCGAAGACCCGCCAGCGCCGGGCCGCCGCCCCGCCGCTGCGGGAGATGGGCGCCGACCCGCTGACGGAGAAGCCCCTGGTCATCAAGGATGGCCGGTTCGGCCCGTACGTCACCGACGGGGAGACCAACGCCTCCCTGCGACGCGGCCAGACGCCCGAGGCGCTGACCCTGGAGGAAGCCTCGGAGATGCTCGCCGAGAAGCGGGCAAAGGGCCCGGCACCGAAGAAGGCCCCCGCCAAGAAGGCCCCCGCGAAGAAAGCCGCCGCCAAGAAGACCCCGGCCAAGGCGACGAAGGCAACGAAGAAGACGGCCGCCGCCAAGTCCACCCCGGCCAAGAAGACCACCACCGCCCCCACCACCGACTGA
- a CDS encoding D-arabinono-1,4-lactone oxidase: MVAGTAAEAAGWSNWAGNQHSVATAVLRPSSVDEAADQVRRAVEAGERIRPVGSGHSFTPVAVADGQRMDLTRLAIDVRVDVDRRLVTVPAGMTLRELNALLAGHRLALPNLGDIDAQTVAGAISTGTHGTGAAHGGLATFVEALTLVTGAGEVLRCSAEKHPDVFDAARVSLGALGVLVEVTLRCVDAFVLRAHERPASLDSVLAELPGLVDAHDHVEFFWFPGTSRVQLKTNDRVAVDDLPLPRWRGWLDDDFLANTVFAGACRLGRAVPALAPGISAFSARALGERRYTGRSDAVFCSPRRVRFLEMEYALPREALVDALDALRRIVHGLPFAVLFPVEVRFSAADGIWLSPAHGRESAYVAVHQYVGMPYEPYFRAFEEVAMGLGGRPHWGKLHWRDAGSLAPAYPRWHDFQALRTHLDPHHTLTTPYLSTLLG; the protein is encoded by the coding sequence ATGGTCGCAGGCACCGCCGCCGAGGCAGCCGGCTGGTCCAACTGGGCCGGCAACCAGCACAGCGTGGCCACCGCCGTGCTGCGCCCGTCCTCGGTCGACGAGGCCGCCGACCAAGTCCGCCGCGCGGTCGAGGCCGGTGAGCGGATCCGCCCGGTCGGCAGCGGCCACTCCTTCACCCCCGTCGCGGTCGCCGACGGACAGCGGATGGACCTGACCCGACTCGCCATCGACGTACGCGTGGACGTCGATCGGCGTCTCGTCACGGTACCGGCGGGAATGACGCTCCGGGAGCTGAACGCCCTGCTCGCCGGTCACCGACTGGCGTTACCCAACCTCGGCGACATCGACGCACAGACTGTGGCCGGGGCGATCTCCACCGGCACCCACGGCACCGGGGCGGCACACGGCGGCCTGGCCACCTTCGTCGAGGCGTTGACCCTGGTCACCGGGGCCGGTGAGGTGCTGCGCTGCTCCGCCGAGAAGCACCCCGACGTGTTCGACGCGGCCCGCGTCTCGCTCGGCGCGCTCGGCGTGCTGGTCGAGGTGACGCTGCGGTGCGTGGACGCCTTCGTCCTGCGGGCACACGAGCGCCCGGCGTCGCTGGACTCCGTACTGGCGGAGCTGCCCGGCCTGGTCGACGCGCACGACCACGTCGAGTTCTTCTGGTTCCCGGGCACCAGCCGGGTGCAGCTCAAGACGAACGACCGGGTGGCCGTCGACGACCTGCCGCTGCCCCGCTGGCGCGGCTGGCTGGACGACGACTTCCTGGCCAACACGGTCTTCGCCGGGGCCTGCCGGCTCGGCCGTGCGGTGCCGGCCCTGGCGCCGGGGATCAGCGCGTTCTCCGCGCGGGCACTCGGCGAGCGTCGCTACACCGGCCGCTCCGACGCCGTCTTCTGCAGCCCGCGCCGGGTCCGTTTCCTGGAGATGGAGTACGCGCTGCCGCGCGAAGCCCTGGTCGACGCGCTCGACGCGCTGCGCCGGATCGTCCACGGGCTGCCGTTCGCGGTGCTCTTCCCGGTCGAGGTGCGGTTCAGCGCCGCCGACGGGATCTGGCTGTCGCCCGCCCACGGGCGCGAGTCGGCGTACGTCGCCGTGCACCAGTACGTCGGCATGCCGTACGAGCCGTACTTCCGGGCCTTCGAGGAGGTGGCGATGGGGCTGGGCGGCCGGCCGCACTGGGGCAAGCTGCACTGGCGCGATGCCGGGTCACTCGCCCCCGCCTACCCCCGCTGGCACGACTTCCAAGCCCTCCGCACCCACCTGGACCCGCACCACACCCTCACCACCCCCTACCTATCCACCCTCCTCGGCTGA